One window of the Pseudomonas sp. S04 genome contains the following:
- the tolB gene encoding Tol-Pal system beta propeller repeat protein TolB, translated as MLVVICCMAGIAAADEKNILVTSGSDRATPIAVVPFGWQGGSVLPDDMAEIIGNDLRNSGYYSPIPKQNMISQPTQASEVIYRDWKALGAQYIMVGSIVPAGGRLQVQYALFNVNTEQQVLTGSVSGGVDQLRDMAHYISDQSFEKLVGIKGAFSTRLLYVTAERFSEKNTRYTLQRSDYDGARAVTLLQSREPILSPRFAPDGKRIAYVSFEQKRPRIFMQNIDTGRREQITNFEGLNGAPAWSPDGSRLAFVLSKDGNPDIYVMNLGSRQITRVTAGPGINTEPFWGKDGSTIYFTSDRGGKPQIYKTSASGGGAERVTFIGNYNANPKLSADEKTLVMIHRQQGFTNFKVAAQDLQRGSVKILTDSTLDESPTVAPNGTMVIYATRQQGRGVLMLVSINGRVRLPLPTAQGEVREPSWSPYLN; from the coding sequence ATGCTTGTCGTTATTTGCTGCATGGCAGGGATAGCGGCGGCGGATGAAAAGAACATTCTGGTCACCAGCGGCAGTGATCGGGCGACCCCGATCGCGGTAGTGCCGTTCGGCTGGCAGGGCGGCAGCGTGCTGCCGGACGACATGGCGGAAATCATTGGTAACGATTTGCGCAACTCGGGTTACTACTCGCCGATTCCCAAGCAGAACATGATCAGCCAGCCGACCCAGGCCAGCGAAGTCATCTACCGCGACTGGAAGGCCCTGGGCGCCCAGTACATCATGGTCGGCAGCATTGTTCCGGCCGGCGGTCGCCTGCAGGTGCAGTACGCCCTGTTCAACGTCAACACCGAGCAGCAAGTGCTGACCGGCAGCGTTTCCGGCGGCGTTGACCAGTTGCGCGACATGGCGCACTACATTTCGGACCAGTCGTTTGAGAAGCTGGTGGGCATCAAGGGCGCGTTCTCGACCCGTCTGCTGTACGTGACGGCCGAGCGTTTCTCCGAGAAGAACACTCGCTACACCCTGCAACGCTCGGACTATGACGGTGCGCGTGCAGTGACCCTGCTACAGTCCCGCGAGCCGATCCTGTCGCCGCGTTTTGCCCCCGATGGCAAGCGTATCGCCTATGTCTCCTTCGAGCAGAAGCGTCCGCGGATCTTCATGCAGAACATCGACACTGGTCGTCGTGAGCAGATCACCAACTTCGAAGGCCTCAACGGTGCTCCAGCCTGGTCGCCGGATGGTTCGCGCCTGGCGTTCGTACTGTCCAAGGACGGTAACCCGGACATCTACGTGATGAACCTGGGGTCGCGCCAGATCACCCGCGTGACTGCAGGGCCTGGCATCAACACCGAACCGTTCTGGGGCAAGGATGGCTCGACCATCTACTTCACCTCCGACCGTGGCGGCAAGCCGCAGATCTACAAGACCAGCGCCAGTGGCGGCGGTGCCGAGCGCGTAACCTTTATCGGCAACTACAACGCCAACCCGAAATTGTCGGCCGACGAAAAGACTCTGGTGATGATCCATCGCCAGCAAGGTTTCACCAATTTCAAGGTGGCGGCCCAGGATTTGCAGCGCGGTAGTGTAAAAATCCTAACTGATAGCACTCTGGACGAGTCGCCTACTGTTGCGCCCAACGGCACCATGGTAATCTACGCCACCCGCCAGCAGGGCCGGGGAGTCTTGATGCTCGTGTCCATCAATGGACGCGTAAGGCTCCCGCTTCCTACCGCACAAGGCGAAGTCAGAGAACCTTCCTGGTCCCCTTACCTGAACTGA
- the tolA gene encoding cell envelope integrity protein TolA, protein MQQQREPTASESYFWPSVWAIGLHVLVFGMLFVSFAFTPELPPAKPIVQATLYQLKSKSQATTQTNQKIAGEAKKSAARQTEVEQMEQKKVEQEAVKAAEQKKEEAAQKAEEAKKADESKKAEEAKKADEAKKADEAKKTAEAKKAEEKQLADIAKKKAEEEAKKKAEEEAKKAAAEEAKKKVVEDAKKKAADDAKKKAEADEAKKKVADDAKKKAAADAAKKKSQEAARKSAEEKKAQALADLLSDTPQRQQALADERGDEVAGSFDDLIRARAAEGWARPPSARKNMTVVLQIGMLPDGTVTSVTVAKSSGDGPFDSSAVAAVKNIGRLTEMQGMKPSDFAPYRSFKMTFTPEDLAL, encoded by the coding sequence ATGCAGCAACAGCGAGAGCCAACAGCCTCGGAAAGCTACTTCTGGCCTAGTGTCTGGGCAATTGGCTTGCACGTGCTGGTGTTCGGCATGCTGTTCGTCAGCTTTGCCTTTACCCCGGAGCTGCCGCCGGCCAAGCCGATTGTCCAGGCGACCCTGTACCAGTTGAAATCGAAAAGTCAGGCGACCACCCAGACCAATCAGAAGATTGCGGGTGAAGCGAAGAAATCCGCTGCGCGCCAGACCGAAGTCGAACAGATGGAGCAGAAGAAGGTCGAGCAGGAAGCGGTGAAGGCTGCGGAACAAAAGAAAGAAGAGGCGGCTCAAAAGGCCGAGGAAGCCAAGAAGGCCGACGAGTCGAAGAAAGCCGAAGAAGCGAAAAAGGCTGATGAAGCCAAGAAAGCCGATGAAGCAAAGAAGACCGCCGAAGCCAAGAAGGCAGAAGAGAAACAATTGGCTGATATAGCCAAGAAGAAAGCCGAAGAAGAAGCCAAGAAGAAAGCTGAAGAAGAGGCCAAGAAAGCGGCCGCTGAAGAAGCGAAGAAGAAAGTAGTCGAAGACGCGAAGAAAAAAGCCGCGGACGACGCCAAGAAGAAAGCTGAAGCGGACGAGGCGAAGAAGAAAGTCGCCGATGATGCGAAGAAGAAAGCTGCTGCCGATGCTGCGAAGAAAAAATCGCAGGAAGCGGCACGTAAATCCGCCGAAGAGAAAAAGGCCCAGGCCCTGGCAGATTTGCTTTCCGACACGCCGCAGCGTCAGCAGGCCTTGGCCGATGAACGAGGCGATGAAGTCGCGGGCAGTTTCGACGACCTGATTCGTGCACGTGCAGCGGAAGGCTGGGCGCGTCCTCCTTCGGCACGCAAGAACATGACGGTCGTGCTGCAAATTGGCATGTTGCCCGATGGTACGGTGACTTCGGTCACGGTAGCCAAGTCCAGTGGCGATGGTCCGTTCGACAGCTCGGCTGTAGCAGCGGTCAAGAACATTGGACGTTTGACAGAAATGCAGGGAATGAAGCCGAGCGATTTCGCTCCCTATCGTTCATTCAAGATGACATTCACACCTGAGGATCTAGCCTTGTGA
- the tolR gene encoding protein TolR, which yields MARARKKRKPVAEMNVVPYIDVMLVLLVIFMVTAPMLNQGVKVDLPKVSSEALPQDNNTQVLTISIKADKTYYWNLGSEVDTEKQQDRAMTLPQMTDAVTKIIRAGNEGGKHTQVFIRGDKTVDYGAVMGAMGGLQKAGVGNVGLITEAP from the coding sequence ATCGCTCGAGCTCGCAAAAAGCGCAAGCCGGTCGCCGAGATGAACGTAGTACCTTACATCGACGTGATGCTGGTACTGCTGGTCATCTTCATGGTGACCGCGCCGATGCTCAATCAGGGCGTGAAAGTTGATTTGCCCAAGGTTTCCAGCGAAGCCTTGCCGCAAGACAACAACACCCAGGTCCTGACCATTTCGATCAAGGCTGACAAGACCTACTACTGGAACCTTGGCAGCGAAGTCGACACCGAGAAGCAGCAGGACCGGGCAATGACCCTGCCGCAGATGACTGATGCGGTGACCAAGATCATTCGCGCCGGCAACGAAGGTGGCAAGCACACCCAAGTGTTCATTCGTGGCGACAAGACCGTCGACTACGGCGCCGTCATGGGCGCGATGGGTGGGTTGCAGAAAGCCGGAGTCGGTAACGTTGGCTTGATTACCGAGGCGCCCTGA
- the tolQ gene encoding protein TolQ codes for MEANVVDHSSMWSLVSNASIVVQLVMLTLVAASVTSWIMIFQRSNLLRAGRRALESFEERFWSGIDLSKLYRQAGSNPDPDSGVEQIFRAGFKEFSRLRQQPGVDPEAVMEGVARAMRVAISREEEKLEQSLPFLATVGSVSPYIGLFGTVWGIMNSFRGLATAQQATLATVAPGIAEALIATAIGLFAAIPAVIAYNRFAARSETLISRYYTFADEFQAILHRKVHTSEE; via the coding sequence GTGGAAGCTAACGTCGTCGACCATTCCTCCATGTGGAGCCTGGTTAGCAATGCCAGTATCGTGGTGCAACTGGTAATGCTGACCCTGGTAGCCGCATCGGTGACCTCATGGATCATGATCTTTCAGCGCAGCAACCTGCTGCGTGCCGGTCGACGTGCCCTGGAGAGCTTCGAGGAGCGCTTCTGGTCGGGTATCGACCTGTCCAAGCTGTACCGTCAGGCGGGCAGCAACCCTGATCCGGATTCGGGCGTCGAGCAGATCTTCCGTGCCGGCTTCAAGGAGTTCTCCCGTCTGCGCCAGCAACCGGGTGTTGATCCGGAAGCGGTCATGGAGGGCGTTGCCCGTGCCATGCGCGTGGCTATTTCCCGCGAAGAAGAGAAGCTCGAGCAGAGCCTGCCATTCCTCGCTACCGTTGGTTCGGTCAGCCCGTACATCGGCCTGTTCGGTACCGTCTGGGGCATCATGAACTCTTTCCGCGGCCTGGCCACTGCCCAGCAAGCGACCTTGGCCACCGTGGCCCCGGGTATCGCCGAGGCACTGATCGCCACCGCCATCGGCCTGTTCGCCGCCATTCCGGCCGTAATTGCGTACAACCGCTTTGCCGCGCGCAGCGAAACCCTGATCAGCCGCTACTACACCTTCGCCGATGAATTCCAGGCGATCCTGCACCGTAAAGTGCACACCAGCGAAGAATAA
- the ybgC gene encoding tol-pal system-associated acyl-CoA thioesterase encodes MRAQNGLESFAHRCRVYYEDTDAGGIVYYVNYLKFMERARTERLRELGFAQSQLAGEDLLFVVHSSEARYHAPARLDDELVVSAEVIELNRVSLRFKQQVRRAADNALLCEGQFLVACVRTHSLKPRAIPEALRAAFADVSGAGTHSKQEIKRGS; translated from the coding sequence ATGCGCGCGCAAAACGGGCTAGAGTCGTTCGCACATCGTTGTCGCGTTTATTACGAGGACACCGATGCTGGCGGCATCGTGTATTACGTTAATTACCTCAAGTTTATGGAACGGGCTCGGACCGAGCGGCTACGTGAGTTGGGCTTTGCCCAGTCACAGCTGGCAGGCGAGGACCTGTTGTTTGTCGTGCATTCCAGCGAAGCGCGCTACCACGCGCCGGCGCGACTGGACGACGAGCTTGTGGTAAGTGCTGAAGTAATCGAATTGAACCGTGTCAGCCTGCGCTTCAAGCAGCAGGTCAGGCGAGCCGCGGATAATGCACTGCTCTGCGAAGGGCAGTTTTTGGTGGCCTGTGTGCGCACCCATAGTTTGAAACCCCGGGCCATTCCCGAAGCTCTACGTGCGGCCTTTGCCGACGTGAGCGGCGCGGGTACACACTCAAAGCAGGAGATAAAGCGTGGAAGCTAA
- the ruvB gene encoding Holliday junction branch migration DNA helicase RuvB, which produces MIEADRLITATGGPRDREEVQDRAIRPVSLAEYIGQPTVREQMELFIQAARGRNESLDHTLIFGPPGLGKTTLANIIAQEMGVSIKSTSGPVLERPGDLAALLTNLEPHDVLFIDEIHRLSPIVEEVLYPAMEDFQLDIMIGEGPAARSIKLDLPPFTLVGATTRAGMLTNPLRDRFGIVQRLEFYSTADLATIVSRSAGILGLPLDPEGAFEIARRARGTPRIANRLLRRVRDFAEVRAKGHITKPIADLALNLLDVDERGFDHQDRRLLLTMIEKFDGGPVGVDSLAAAISEERHTIEDVLEPYLIQQGYIMRTPRGRVVTRHAYLHFGLNIPTRMGEMPAVDAFLDAVDD; this is translated from the coding sequence GTGATTGAAGCTGATCGTCTGATTACCGCCACCGGTGGCCCGCGTGACCGCGAAGAAGTCCAGGATCGGGCCATTCGTCCGGTCAGCCTGGCCGAATACATTGGCCAGCCGACCGTTCGCGAGCAGATGGAGCTGTTCATCCAGGCGGCGCGCGGGCGCAACGAATCCCTGGACCACACGCTGATCTTCGGTCCGCCGGGCCTCGGTAAAACCACGCTGGCCAACATCATCGCCCAGGAAATGGGCGTGTCGATCAAAAGCACCTCGGGCCCGGTCCTGGAGCGCCCCGGCGACCTGGCGGCACTGCTGACCAACCTCGAACCCCATGACGTGCTGTTCATCGATGAAATCCATCGCCTGTCGCCGATTGTCGAGGAAGTGCTGTACCCGGCCATGGAGGACTTCCAGCTCGATATCATGATCGGCGAAGGCCCGGCGGCACGTTCCATCAAGCTCGACCTGCCGCCGTTCACCCTGGTGGGGGCGACCACCCGCGCCGGCATGCTGACCAACCCGCTGCGCGACCGCTTCGGCATCGTCCAGCGCCTGGAGTTCTACAGCACCGCCGACCTGGCGACGATCGTCAGTCGTTCGGCCGGTATCCTCGGGCTGCCGCTGGACCCTGAAGGGGCGTTCGAAATCGCCCGCCGGGCCCGCGGTACGCCACGTATCGCCAACCGCCTGCTGCGGCGGGTGCGGGATTTCGCCGAAGTCCGGGCCAAGGGCCACATCACCAAGCCGATCGCCGACCTGGCGCTCAACCTGCTGGACGTCGATGAGCGTGGTTTCGATCACCAGGACCGGCGTTTGCTGCTGACCATGATCGAGAAATTCGATGGCGGCCCGGTGGGGGTCGACAGTCTGGCGGCGGCCATCAGTGAAGAGCGGCACACCATTGAAGACGTGCTGGAGCCGTACCTGATCCAGCAGGGCTACATCATGCGCACTCCCCGTGGGCGGGTAGTGACCCGGCATGCTTATTTGCACTTTGGCCTGAACATTCCGACGCGCATGGGTGAAATGCCCGCAGTAGACGCATTTCTGGATGCGGTGGACGATTAA
- the ruvA gene encoding Holliday junction branch migration protein RuvA, protein MIGRLRGTLAEKQPPHLILDVNGLGYELEVPMTTLYRLPSIGEPITLHTHLVVREDAQLLYGFIGKRDRDFFRELIRLNGVGPKLALALMSSLEVDELVRCVQAQDTSALTKVPGVGKKTAERLLVELKDRFKAWEAVPSMFALVPNQPDGPAQPVASAENDAVSALISLGYKPQEASKAISAIKEKGLSSEDLIRRALKGMI, encoded by the coding sequence GTGATTGGACGTTTGCGCGGCACCTTGGCTGAGAAACAGCCGCCGCACCTGATACTGGATGTCAACGGCCTGGGCTATGAGCTGGAAGTGCCGATGACCACCCTCTATCGACTGCCGTCGATCGGAGAGCCGATAACCCTGCACACCCATTTGGTGGTGCGCGAAGATGCCCAGTTGCTTTATGGTTTCATCGGCAAGCGTGATCGGGACTTTTTCCGCGAGTTGATCCGCCTCAATGGGGTCGGTCCGAAACTGGCGCTGGCGTTGATGTCGAGCCTTGAAGTCGATGAGCTGGTGCGTTGCGTGCAGGCCCAGGACACTTCGGCGCTGACCAAGGTGCCGGGTGTCGGCAAAAAGACCGCCGAGCGCTTGCTGGTGGAACTCAAGGACCGCTTCAAGGCCTGGGAAGCCGTGCCGAGCATGTTTGCCCTGGTGCCGAACCAGCCTGATGGCCCGGCGCAACCGGTGGCTTCGGCGGAGAATGACGCGGTCAGCGCGCTAATCTCCCTGGGCTACAAGCCGCAGGAAGCCAGCAAGGCGATTTCCGCGATCAAGGAGAAAGGCTTGAGCAGTGAAGACCTGATTCGTCGTGCCCTGAAGGGAATGATCTAA
- the ruvC gene encoding crossover junction endodeoxyribonuclease RuvC yields MTLILGIDPGSRITGYGVVRDTGRGCVYVASGCIRTGSGELHERLQIVFRGVREVIQTYGPVTMGIEKVFMARNADSALKLGQARGAAIVAGAEESLEIAEYTATQVKQAVTGTGAANKEQVQMMVMHMLKLTSKPQIDASDALAIAICHAHTRSSLLPHGLGTARSRGGRLRL; encoded by the coding sequence ATGACATTAATTCTTGGTATCGACCCCGGTTCACGCATTACCGGTTATGGCGTGGTACGCGATACCGGTCGTGGCTGCGTGTATGTGGCGTCGGGTTGTATTCGCACCGGCAGCGGTGAGTTACATGAACGGTTGCAAATTGTTTTTCGCGGCGTGCGCGAGGTGATCCAGACCTACGGTCCTGTGACCATGGGCATCGAGAAGGTCTTCATGGCCCGCAACGCCGACTCCGCGCTGAAGCTCGGCCAGGCCCGTGGCGCGGCGATTGTCGCGGGGGCCGAAGAGAGCCTGGAGATCGCCGAATACACCGCTACCCAGGTCAAACAGGCGGTCACCGGTACCGGTGCAGCCAACAAGGAGCAGGTGCAGATGATGGTCATGCATATGCTCAAGCTCACCAGCAAACCGCAAATCGATGCCTCGGACGCCCTGGCCATTGCCATTTGCCATGCCCATACCCGCTCCAGCCTGTTGCCCCATGGGCTGGGGACGGCGCGCAGTCGTGGCGGTCGCCTGCGCCTGTGA
- a CDS encoding YebC/PmpR family DNA-binding transcriptional regulator, whose product MAGHSKWANIKHRKERQDAKKGKIFTKWIRELTVAARQGGGDPGSNPRLRLALDKALGANMSRDIIDRAVARGAGAADTDDMVELSYEGYGPGGVAVMVECMTDNRNRTAAAVRHAFSKCGGNLGTDGSVAYLFERKGQISFAPGIDEDALMEAAMEADADDVVTNEDGSIDVFTSFAGFYAVRNALEAAGFKADDAEIVMLPTTSAELDLEGAEKVLKLIDMLEDLDDVQNVYSNADIPESVAQQLG is encoded by the coding sequence ATGGCGGGTCATTCCAAGTGGGCGAACATCAAGCACCGCAAAGAACGTCAGGATGCCAAGAAAGGCAAGATTTTCACCAAGTGGATTCGTGAGCTGACAGTCGCGGCCCGTCAGGGCGGCGGCGATCCTGGCTCCAACCCACGGCTGCGACTGGCCCTGGACAAGGCCCTGGGCGCGAACATGAGCCGTGACATCATCGATCGCGCCGTGGCCCGTGGGGCTGGCGCTGCCGACACCGATGACATGGTCGAACTGAGCTACGAAGGTTATGGCCCCGGTGGCGTGGCGGTGATGGTCGAGTGCATGACCGATAACCGCAACCGCACGGCGGCGGCGGTTCGACACGCCTTCAGCAAGTGTGGCGGCAACCTGGGCACGGATGGCTCGGTGGCTTACCTGTTCGAACGCAAGGGGCAGATCTCCTTTGCCCCGGGTATCGACGAAGACGCCTTGATGGAAGCCGCGATGGAGGCTGATGCCGACGACGTGGTGACCAACGAAGACGGTTCAATCGACGTATTCACCTCGTTCGCCGGTTTTTATGCCGTGCGCAACGCCCTGGAAGCGGCGGGCTTCAAGGCCGATGATGCGGAAATCGTGATGCTGCCAACCACCAGTGCCGAACTGGACCTGGAAGGCGCCGAGAAGGTGCTCAAGCTGATCGACATGCTCGAAGACCTGGATGACGTGCAGAACGTCTATTCCAATGCGGACATCCCCGAGTCGGTGGCCCAACAGCTCGGCTGA
- the aspS gene encoding aspartate--tRNA ligase, translated as MMRSHYCGQLNESLEGQEITLCGWVHRRRDHGGVIFLDIRDRDGLAQVVFDPDRAESFAAADRVRSEYVVKITGKVRLRPAGATNANMASGMIEVLGYELEVLNEAETPPFPLNEFSDVGEETRLRYRFLDLRRPEMLEKLRLRSRMTTSIRRFLDENGFLDVETPILTRATPEGARDYLVPSRTHAGSFFALPQSPQLFKQLLMVAGFDRYYQIAKCFRDEDLRADRQPEFTQIDIETSFLDENEIMGITEKMIRNLFKEVLDLEFGEFPHMTFEEAMRRYGSDKPDLRNPLELVDVADQLKEVDFKVFSGPANDPKCRIAALRVPGAASMPRKQIDDYTKFVGIYGAKGLAYIKVNERAKGVEGLQSPIVKNIPEANLNVILDRVGAVDGDIVFFGADKAKIVSEALGALRIKVGNDLDLLTCKWAPMWVVDFPMFEENDDGSFTALHHPFTAPKCTPQELEANPATALSRAYDMVLNGTELGGGSIRIHRKEMQQSVFRLLGISEEEQEEKFGFLLDALKYGAPPHGGLAFGLDRLVMLMTGAQSIREVIAFPKTQSAACVMTQAPGLVDAKALRELHIRLREQPKAE; from the coding sequence ATGATGCGCAGCCATTATTGCGGCCAACTGAACGAAAGCCTGGAAGGTCAGGAAATTACCCTTTGCGGATGGGTCCATCGTCGTCGTGACCACGGCGGGGTGATTTTCCTCGATATCCGTGATCGTGATGGTCTGGCCCAAGTGGTATTCGATCCGGATCGCGCCGAGAGCTTCGCCGCCGCCGATCGCGTGCGCAGCGAATACGTGGTCAAGATCACCGGCAAGGTACGCCTGCGTCCGGCCGGTGCCACCAACGCCAACATGGCCTCGGGCATGATCGAAGTCCTGGGTTACGAGCTTGAAGTGCTGAACGAAGCGGAAACCCCGCCGTTCCCACTCAACGAGTTCTCCGACGTCGGCGAAGAAACCCGCCTGCGTTATCGCTTCCTCGACCTGCGTCGCCCGGAAATGCTCGAGAAGCTGCGCCTGCGTTCGCGCATGACCACCAGCATTCGTCGTTTCCTCGACGAGAACGGCTTCCTCGACGTCGAGACGCCGATCCTGACCCGCGCCACGCCAGAGGGCGCTCGTGACTATCTGGTCCCGAGCCGTACCCACGCCGGTTCGTTCTTTGCGTTGCCGCAATCGCCACAGCTGTTCAAGCAACTGCTGATGGTCGCTGGCTTCGACCGCTACTACCAGATCGCCAAGTGCTTCCGTGACGAAGACCTGCGCGCTGACCGCCAGCCGGAATTCACCCAGATCGACATCGAAACCAGTTTCCTCGATGAAAACGAGATCATGGGCATCACCGAAAAAATGATCCGCAACCTGTTCAAGGAAGTGCTGGATCTGGAATTCGGTGAATTCCCGCACATGACCTTCGAAGAAGCCATGCGCCGTTACGGTTCCGACAAGCCGGACCTGCGTAACCCGCTGGAACTGGTAGACGTTGCCGACCAGCTTAAAGAAGTCGATTTCAAAGTCTTCAGCGGCCCGGCCAACGATCCGAAATGCCGGATTGCCGCACTGCGCGTTCCTGGTGCAGCGAGCATGCCGCGCAAGCAGATCGACGACTACACCAAGTTCGTCGGCATCTACGGTGCCAAGGGCCTGGCGTACATCAAGGTCAACGAGCGCGCCAAGGGCGTCGAAGGCCTGCAGTCGCCTATCGTCAAGAACATTCCTGAAGCTAACCTCAATGTGATCCTCGATCGCGTTGGCGCAGTTGACGGCGACATCGTGTTCTTCGGTGCCGACAAAGCCAAGATCGTCAGCGAAGCCCTGGGCGCATTGCGGATCAAGGTCGGTAATGACCTGGACCTGCTGACCTGCAAGTGGGCACCGATGTGGGTTGTCGACTTCCCGATGTTCGAAGAGAACGACGACGGCAGCTTCACCGCCTTGCACCACCCGTTCACCGCACCGAAGTGCACGCCGCAAGAGCTGGAAGCCAACCCGGCGACCGCGCTGTCGCGTGCCTACGACATGGTGCTAAACGGTACCGAGCTGGGTGGCGGTTCGATCCGTATCCACCGCAAGGAAATGCAGCAATCGGTGTTCCGCCTGCTGGGTATCAGCGAAGAGGAACAGGAAGAGAAATTCGGCTTCCTACTGGACGCCCTGAAGTACGGCGCACCGCCCCACGGCGGCCTGGCCTTTGGCCTTGACCGTCTGGTGATGCTGATGACCGGCGCCCAGTCTATCCGTGAAGTGATCGCGTTCCCGAAAACCCAGAGCGCGGCATGCGTGATGACCCAGGCCCCGGGCCTGGTGGATGCCAAGGCTCTGCGCGAGCTGCACATCCGTTTGCGCGAGCAGCCAAAGGCTGAGTAA
- a CDS encoding FmdB family zinc ribbon protein, which produces MPMYDYQCASCGHQLEAIQKISAAPLVDCPACQAPELKKMLSMPGFRLSGTGWYETDFKTGSKKNLAGGDKAD; this is translated from the coding sequence ATGCCGATGTACGACTATCAATGTGCTTCCTGTGGTCATCAGTTGGAAGCCATTCAGAAGATCAGCGCAGCACCGTTGGTCGACTGCCCTGCCTGCCAGGCACCCGAACTGAAAAAAATGTTGTCGATGCCGGGCTTCCGCCTGAGCGGTACCGGTTGGTACGAAACCGACTTCAAGACCGGGTCGAAGAAGAATCTGGCCGGTGGCGACAAAGCTGACTAA
- a CDS encoding ribbon-helix-helix domain-containing protein, with protein MIGILASEADEVARPQDIKIDPFVREFDMGLAQPQARSVRLNGFATCLRLEQVYWNILGSIARNNCCSVNALLSRVDREVHLRHGGVKNFSGLVRVMCVVHSLNQGAVGVE; from the coding sequence ATGATTGGAATCTTAGCGTCAGAAGCCGATGAAGTTGCTAGGCCTCAGGATATAAAGATTGATCCCTTCGTTCGTGAGTTTGACATGGGCCTGGCACAGCCGCAGGCCAGGTCGGTGCGCTTGAATGGGTTCGCCACCTGCCTGCGGCTGGAGCAGGTCTACTGGAATATCCTGGGCAGTATTGCGAGGAATAATTGCTGTTCGGTCAACGCCTTGCTGTCCCGGGTTGATCGCGAAGTACATCTGCGTCATGGCGGGGTGAAGAACTTCAGTGGCCTGGTCCGGGTGATGTGTGTAGTGCACAGCTTGAACCAGGGTGCTGTGGGCGTTGAATGA
- a CDS encoding Dps family protein: MAIDIGISETDRKSIVDGLSRLLSDTYVLYLKTHNFHWNVTGPMFRTLHLMFEEQYNELALAVDLIAERIRALGFPAPGAYSIYARLSSIKEEEGVPSAEEMIQQLVQGQEAVTRTARGIFPLLEKVSDEPTADLLTQRMQVHEKTAWMLRSLLDGQ; the protein is encoded by the coding sequence ATGGCAATTGATATTGGTATCAGCGAGACGGATCGCAAGTCCATCGTCGATGGGCTTTCGCGCTTGCTGTCGGACACGTATGTGCTCTATCTGAAAACCCATAACTTCCACTGGAATGTCACAGGGCCGATGTTTCGTACCCTGCATTTGATGTTCGAAGAACAATACAACGAGTTGGCCCTGGCCGTGGACCTGATTGCCGAGCGTATTCGTGCATTGGGTTTTCCGGCCCCTGGCGCCTATTCAATCTACGCGCGACTTTCTTCCATTAAAGAAGAGGAGGGGGTGCCCAGCGCCGAAGAGATGATCCAGCAACTTGTCCAGGGGCAGGAAGCGGTCACCCGTACAGCACGCGGGATATTCCCGCTGCTGGAAAAAGTCAGCGACGAACCCACCGCAGATCTGCTCACGCAACGCATGCAAGTTCATGAGAAAACTGCCTGGATGCTGCGCTCGCTGTTGGACGGCCAGTAG
- a CDS encoding cold-shock protein: MLKIVHLLTGAAALLLSFIPSLRTEAVPYLQQPDALYLAFFGLLNLTLAPVIPYWNKGPRHQLQNLVSALLVLAVVLQTLTLLAPMPEIGGHPAVLFSLIVALVAVLLHLATSFYKSSPAAATHQNYDMTNRDTGTVKWFNTSKGFGFISRDSGDDIFVHFRAIRGEGHRVLVEGQRVEFSVMNRDKGLQAEDVIAALPRR; this comes from the coding sequence ATGTTGAAAATCGTCCACCTGCTAACGGGCGCAGCAGCTTTGCTGTTGTCCTTCATTCCTAGCTTGCGAACCGAAGCCGTACCTTACCTGCAACAACCTGACGCGCTGTACCTGGCGTTCTTCGGTCTGCTCAACCTGACCCTCGCTCCGGTGATCCCGTACTGGAACAAAGGTCCTCGCCATCAACTGCAAAACCTGGTCAGCGCCTTGCTGGTGCTTGCCGTTGTCCTGCAAACCCTGACCCTGCTGGCACCGATGCCGGAAATCGGCGGTCACCCCGCGGTGCTGTTCAGCCTCATCGTTGCATTGGTCGCAGTCCTGCTGCATCTGGCCACCAGCTTCTACAAGTCTTCACCCGCTGCCGCGACTCATCAGAACTACGACATGACCAACCGGGATACCGGCACCGTGAAGTGGTTCAACACCTCCAAGGGTTTCGGTTTCATTTCCCGCGACTCCGGGGATGATATTTTTGTGCACTTTCGCGCCATTCGTGGCGAGGGTCACCGCGTCCTGGTCGAAGGCCAGCGCGTGGAGTTCTCGGTGATGAACCGGGATAAAGGCCTGCAAGCGGAAGACGTGATCGCGGCCCTGCCGCGTCGCTGA